A genomic region of Lodderomyces elongisporus chromosome 5, complete sequence contains the following coding sequences:
- the VPS11 gene encoding Vacuolar protein sorting-associated protein 11 (BUSCO:EOG09260FZZ) has product MTSLSTWTQFQLFDYTPVRDPAFQSDDPLFSDPSLSAISATKTYLIIAVNNCELKIIDPQTYTKLGQFQAYDSDYRITFIKPLRNSGNLVVTLAEKQGFPLIIKLWDITKILNIASLEYSEYKFKFQTQVSVYNHASGTGGGSQDNSFPVSCFVFNFDLTCLAVGYTDGKVILIRGDLLRDRGSKQRVVYESGSDPITNLQIDESDQILYVTTTSKVITVATTGRNQGKPLNILSRKQGAALGCCELLQQQETQETQETQETKEIQEIQESRRTRKTLEISEKHKHQRNEELLVASEDSLTQYNAERKVKTIPLHIFKSRIIALGQHVFMVCPEEDGKGLKTRIIAVDLRNFHISLNLLLNDIAVKAIFKSDNKHVFILTNDGVLYKVFEKPANQQIEIIVQRGLFSVAFTLAKQLQLPTSTLLRIQNLHADHLYNDQYYEEAIDIYIKCLELLEEEKKKNETNKNIQGRTERAQRSEERHGERGMGGYIMKRTDKGDDNKDDDAMAEFIMGVITKYKDASNMKSLVKFLQRLYNKNIADIDHITLLLCCLCKLQRTDELDHFIENLDLSIENLQNLNFQLIINLFKEFGFYTQVLKLLHKLQQSKLIVDLQLNELKSPKLALKYMKTLTIDDLLLILIDHTKALLDNCPVETTELLIDVFTGKYKACDPEEPAKSISSNSEKNGDTALEKESSVEPSNYQSFLSYLSLIRPETREDDQEFLSSSTSANRQQNAEPTYLPPKPNLIFSSFTESHNYEFVIFLEACIEAYDKFQGSITDKKEVLLTLFEVYLSLNSTTGESEWFNKAEVLLEQYKHLLDDESVLLLSHLFKFSPGEVSVKEGNNDEEGLFATYQMKEDVAGCFRILQKHGERKPQLYKTMLEFVISKQSVFEKVSDGDIQTLIKQVRHYKLVDPLELLDLLTNGDEPREFLTFGIVKDYYMELFNNQQQEISNNEKLIEMYEQESVKNSLKVSELTSRPFIIQNNKCSLCKAKLDFPMVHFKCKHSFHQKCLSTSLIAHGSSNSYGGHNGHGIGESSHKSVYARDDDDSKSKCPLCLKSLDEMKYVKGSQYKLKEQYEPFINSLHESTDKFRYIADSIGKGVMENESITID; this is encoded by the coding sequence ATGACACTGTTATCCACGTGGACGCAGTTCCAATTGTTTGATTATACCCCGGTAAGGGATCCTGCGTTTCAATCGGATGATCCTTTGTTTTCGGACCCTTCATTAAGTGCGATAAGTGCTACAAAAACATACTTGATTATTGCCGTCAACAATTGTGAGTTGAAAATCATTGACCCTCAAACTTACACCAAGTTGGGCCAATTTCAAGCATATGATTCGGATTATAGAATAACATTTATTAAACCACTACGCAACTCTGGGAACTTGGTTGTGACCCTTGCAGAGAAACAAGGGTTTCCATTGATTATAAAGCTATGGGACATTACCAAAATATTGAATATCGCCAGCTTGGAGTACTCAGAATATAAGTTCAAGTTTCAAACTCAAGTATCAGTGTACAACCATGCCTCTGGTACTGGTGGCGGGTCTCAAGATAATTCATTTCCTGtaagttgttttgttttcaactttGACTTGACGTGTCTTGCCGTGGGCTATACTGATGGCAAAGTGATCCTAATCAGGGGAGACCTTTTACGAGATCGTGGGTCAAAACAGAGGGTAGTTTATGAAAGTGGAAGTGACCCTATTACCAATTTACAAATTGACGAGAGCGACCAAATCCTATATGTTACAACAACTTCAAAGGTAATTACCGTAGCGACAACTGGTAGGAATCAAGGTAAACCACTTAATATTCTCTCACGGAAACAGGGAGCCGCATTAGGGTGTTGTGAATtattgcaacaacaagaaacacAAGAAACACAGGAAACAcaggaaacaaaagaaatacaaGAAATACAAGAATCACGAAGAACACGAAAAACATTGGAGATATcagaaaaacacaaacaccaaaGAAATGAAGAGCTATTGGTTGCTCTGGAGGATTCTTTAACGCAATACAATGCAGAGAGAAAAGTGAAAACTATTCCGCTCCACATTTTCAAGTCACGAATAATAGCATTAGGTCAACATGTTTTTATGGTGTGCCCCGAAGAGGATGGCAAAGGGTTGAAAACGAGAATAATTGCTGTTGACTTGAGAAACTTTCACATTTCCTTAAATTTGTTGCTTAACGATATTGCAGTGAAGGCTATTTTCAAGCTGGATAATAAACATGTCTTTATTCTAACTAACGATGGGGTTTTGTACAAAGTGTTTGAAAAGCCCGCAAATCAACAGATTGAGATAATTGTTCAGAGAGGATTATTCTCTGTGGCTTTTACTTTGGCCAAACAACTACAGCTTCCCACAAGCACATTGTTAAGAATACAGAACTTACATGCCGATCATCTTTACAATGATCAATACTATGAGGAAGCCATTGACATTTATATCAAATGTTTAGAACttttggaagaagaaaagaaaaagaacgagacaaacaaaaatatacaagGAAGAACTGAACGAGCTCAAAGAAGTGAAGAAAGACACGGAGAAAGAGGAATGGGAGGCTACATAATGAAAAGAACAGATAAAGGCGACGATAATAAAGACGACGATGCAATGGCTGAATTTATAATGGGCGTGATTACCAAGTATAAAGATGCCTCAAATATGAAGTCGTTGGTCAAGTTCCTTCAAAGGTTATATAACAAAAATATTGCCGATATTGACCACATCACTTTATTGCTTTGCTGTCTTTGCAAGCTCCAGAGAACGGATGAATTAGATCATTTTATTGAAAATCTTGATTTGAGCATAGAAAACTTACAAAACCTAAATTTCCAACTCATTATCAATCTATTCAAAGAGTTTGGCTTTTATACGCAAGTTTTGAAGCTTCTTCATAAACTACAACAATCGAAATTGATTGTTGATTTGCAGCTAAACGAACTAAAAAGCCCCAAATTGGCTTTGAAATATATGAAGACTTTAACCATTGATGATTTGTTACTAATTTTGATTGATCATACCAAAGCTTTACTAGATAATTGTCCAGTTGAGACTACTGAGCTCCTTATAGACGTATTTACAGGTAAATACAAGGCATGCGATCCTGAGGAGCCTGCAAAGAGTATAAGTAGTAACAGCGAAAAAAATGGCGACACAGCGCTTGAAAAAGAATCTTCAGTCGAGCCATCCAATTACCAATCATTTTTGAGCTACTTGTCACTTATTCGACCCGAGACAAGAGAAGATGACCAGGAATTTTTGTCTTCCTCTACATCTGCAAACAGACAGCAGAATGCCGAACCGACTTATCTACCACCGAAACCAAATTTGATCTTTTCTAGCTTTACCGAGAGTCATAACTACGAGTTTGTCATATTCCTTGAGGCTTGCATTGAAGCATATGATAAATTTCAAGGGAGTATCACggataaaaaagaagttcTCTTGACTTTGTTTGAAGTCTACTTATCTTTAAACTCGACTACCGGCGAGTCAGAATGGTTTAACAAGGCAGAAGTATTACTTGAGCAATACAAACACTTGCTAGATGATGAATCCGTATTACTCCTCAGCCACTTGTTCAAATTCTCACCAGGCGAGGTTTCGGTAAAGGAAGGCAATAACGACGAAGAAGGTCTATTTGCAACTTATCAAATGAAGGAGGATGTAGCAGGATGCTTCAGGATTTTGCAGAAACATGGCGAAAGAAAACCACAGTTATACAAAACCATGCTTGAATTTGTAATTTCCAAACAGTCCGTTTTCGAAAAAGTGAGCGATGGCGACATTCAGACTCTTATCAAGCAAGTGAGACACTATAAGTTGGTTGATCCGTTGGAATTGCTTGATTTATTAACCAATGGTGACGAGCCCCGCGAATTTCTTACCTTTGGCATTGTAAAAGATTACTACATGGAGCTTTTCAATAACCAGCAACAGGAAATAAGCAATAATGAGAAATTGATTGAAATGTATGAGCAAGAATCTGTCAAGAATTCATTAAAGGTATCAGAGTTGACGAGTCGCCCATTTATcatacaaaacaacaagtgTTCGCTATGCAAAGCGAAATTGGATTTTCCCATGGTGCATTTCAAGTGCAAGCACTCGTTTCACCAAAAATGTCTTTCAACAAGTCTAATTGCACATGGCAGCAGTAATAGCTATGGCGGCCATAATGGACACGGAATTGGAGAAAGCTCACACAAGAGTGTGTACGCTAGAGACGATGACGActccaaatccaaatgtCCACTATGTTTAAAAAGTCTTGACGAAATGAAATACGTCAAAGGGTCTCAATACAAGTTGAAAGAACAGTACGAACCATTTATCAATTCTTTACACGAGAGTACGGATAAATTTAGATATATCGCTGATAGTATTGGCAAAGGTGTGATGGAGAATGAGTCAATCACTATAGACTAA
- the FAV1 gene encoding sorting nexin, translating into MQYKAKGIDSLMMQSNTSSEDISQLKSPVFPINEYGLRLTPTPTPDPDSACPTWMKFMDEPLEGKSCGEYDFLGKVSPSNSYMNQVSHLKRAEIKFNKEIGRPRRKPPSPSSPTPPQISPISLLSSLPQQQQQQQQQQQQQQNQRLKSWQRPRPRQLAQFDLNLKMPPPRERTKRQLATNTATLHAKRVNSPLAAQFFDDKININNSSSNSSNNNNNSSNNNNNNSNSNSNSNNNNNSSNEINSSVRNVVNIKDDEGVKFNYQRHIVEFLSYVVQSIKDLEKYIVERKGFHSAERSTGYDSMFHNLFRIKEGYKHMVLYILTELNKRSGVIPRGNDSYISDEELINCNVFQFVYNCTIEEISLGHLFLSSFLFNDFKFNLMSYYHKFEFVIKRLAEDYDFKSLSIPLMVWYKFPYFIKLLRDDLQGVNKRFSQDLELCLVRMSAITSKFSIIDELRRKNGNEIKDWDDIAKVEDLLKTRFPEYSDGPGNNAKPKKLCMSQRVVADYINQPLSSSVDTKIVGTKHSGNVGNRNNNNNNNNNNNNNNNNNSSSNNKDAAESRKDSDSKVYTGSKSLVSSGAALIKHSLHMFAKSHHHPSSRDRASQVQKNTTHSKNGNISVETTLMEEEEEEDDEEKEEEEVEEEEEKKEQEEGEKDNGVVREDKDKRGQHNIGIDESRSKHVSSSSSRYSESIHPRVKTSKRRTLSVALKNRPLPSTPIDVLAGEEEKVLSTSHKHAHSLHSAHTNHSRRSRHVKHKKDIEASLAQIKHQMDYLAKLRARLAQLGPQLIKFLEMQLEYSKLWQTFLEDDLGAEGERYGNGSGSGSGSRSSDAHPDPYIRSMYQAFSEKIMSQIEYTRTSVAMHIQEKLIFPIDECLRLCRRGRGDVEHLNKFMELIVRQLNKLYCEWLEEIIGHKSILEYQQLSDKMREVLKEQEKEIEKRAKRKVVMVGDDIIEYYNQLTRLKSLLS; encoded by the coding sequence ATGCAGTATAAAGCAAAGGGCATTGATAGCCTCATGATGCAATCAAACACTTCATCAGAGGATATTTCACAGCTTAAACTGCCAGTTTTTCCGATAAATGAATATGGTCTAAGACTCACTCCAACTCCAACTCCTGATCCCGATTCTGCTTGTCCCACTTGGATGAAATTTATGGATGAACCGTTAGAGGGAAAATCTTGTGGTGAATATGATTTTCTAGGAAAAGTATCACCTTCCAATAGTTATATGAATCAGGTATCTCATTTGAAAAGAGCTGAGATTAAGTTTAATAAGGAGATAGGGAGACCCAGGAGGAAACCACCACTGCCGTCACTGCCGACTCCGCCGCAAATATCACCaatatcattattatcatcattaccacagcagcagcagcagcaacaacaacaacaacaacaacaacaaaatcaacGCTTGAAGTCGTGGCAACGTCCTAGACCCAGACAGTTGGCTCAATTTGAtttaaatttgaaaatgccGCCTCCcagagaaagaacaaagagacAGTTGGCCACAAACACTGCAACACTCCATGCAAAAAGAGTCAATTCTCCACTAGCCGCTCAATTCTTTGACGACAAGATTAACATAAataacagcagcagcaacagcagcaacaacaacaacaacagcagcaacaacaacaacaacaacagcaacagcaacagcaacagcaacaacaacaacaatagcagCAACGAAATTAATAGTAGTGTCCGCAACGTTGTAAATATAAAAGATGACGAAGGAGTAAAGTTCAATTACCAGCGACATATTGTTGAGTTTTTGAGTTATGTTGTCCAGAGTATAAAGGATCTAGAGAAGTATATCGTTGAGCGAAAAGGCTTTCATTCTGCTGAGAGATCAACTGGCTATGACTCAATGTTTCATAACTTGTTTAGGATAAAGGAAGGGTATAAGCATATGGTTTTATACATTTTAACAGAATTGAACAAACGCTCTGGAGTTATACCCAGAGGCAACGATTCATACATAAGCGACGAGGAATTGATCAACTGTAATGTTTTCCAATTTGTTTACAATTGTACCATTGAGGAAATAAGCTTGGGCCACTTATTCCTCTCGTCATTCTTGTTTAATGATTtcaaatttaatttaatgAGCTACTATCACAAATTTGAGTTTGTTATTAAACGGTTGGCGGAAGATTACGATTTCAAAAGTTTGTCTATCCCGTTGATGGTTTGGTATAAATTCCCATATTTTATAAAGCTTCTTCGAGATGACTTGCAAGGGGTCAATAAACGGTTTTCGCAGGATTTAGAGTTGTGCTTGGTTAGAATGAGTGCTATAACACTGAAATTTTCCATTATTGATGAGTTGAGGAGGAAGAATGGGAATGAAATCAAGGACTGGGATGATATAGCCAAGGTGGAGGATTTGTTAAAGACAAGATTTCCGGAGTATAGCGATGGTCCAGGCAATAATGCAAAACCCAAGAAATTGTGTATGAGCCAGCGCGTTGTAGCTGACTATATCAATCAACCTTTAAGTTCCTCTGTCGATACTAAAATTGTTGGCACAAAACATCTGGGAAATGTTGGTAAtcgcaacaacaacaacaacaacaacaacaacaacaacaacaacaacaacaacaacagcagcagtaaTAATAAAGATGCTGCAGAGTCAAGGAAGGATTCGGATTCTAAAGTATATACTGGAAGCAAGTCACTTGTATCTTCTGGTGCTGCATTGATCAAGCATTCTCTACACATGTTTGCAAAAAGTCACCATCATCCAAGCAGTAGAGATAGAGCTTCTCAAGTACAGAAAAACACAACCCATTCGAAGAATGGGAACATTTCTGTTGAAACTACGTTAatggaggaggaagaagaagaagatgatgaggaaaaagaagaagaagaagtagaagaagaagaagagaagaaggaacaggaagaaggagaaaaagacaatGGGGTAGTAAGAGAGGATAAAGATAAACGAGGACAACACAATATTGGTATTGATGAGCTGCGTTCAAAACATGTATCGAGTTCGTCTTCGAGGTATAGTGAGTCTATCCATCCCCGGGTCAAAACATCAAAAAGGAGAACCTTGTCTGTTGCATTGAAAAATAGGCCGCTTCCTAGTACACCAATTGATGTTTTGGCGggtgaagaagagaaggtGTTGTCTACACTGCACAAGCATGCACATTCATTGCATTCTGCGCATACAAACCATTCGAGGCGTTCTCGGCACGTGAAGCATAAGAAGGATATCGAGGCTTCCTTGGCACAAATAAAGCACCAGATGGATTACCTTGCCAAGTTGAGAGCCCGTCTTGCACAACTTGGTCCGCAATTGATCAAGTTTTTGGAAATGCAATTGGAGTATAGCAAATTGTGGCAAACTTTTCTAGAAGATGATCTAGGAGCGGAAGGAGAACGGTATGGCaatggtagtggtagtggtagtgggaGTCGAAGTAGTGACGCACATCCAGATCCATATATTCGTTCCATGTATCAGGCTTTTAGTGAGAAGATAATGTCGCAGATTGAATATACAAGAACCTCTGTGGCAATGCATATACAAGAGAAGTTGATTTTCCCCATTGACGAGTGTCTTAGGCTATGTCGACGTGGTCGTGGTGATGTTGAGCACTTGAATAAATTTATGGAGTTGATTGTTCGACAGTTGAATAAGCTCTATTGCGAGTGGCTTGAAGAGATTATAGGTCACAAGTCTATTTTAGAGTATCAGCAATTGAGTGACAAGATGCGCGAGGTGTTGAAGGAGCAAGAGAAGGAGATAGAGAAACGAGCAAAAAGGAAAGTTGTGATGGTTGGTGATGATATTATTGAGTATTATAACCAGTTGACGAGATTAAAGAGTTTGTTACTGTga